The following are from one region of the Alicyclobacillus fastidiosus genome:
- the udk gene encoding uridine kinase: MLIIGIAGGTGSGKTSVARAILDQLGAEHVVLISQDAYYQDRSTLPFERRQQLNYDHPDSFDNDLLLEHLTALRRGQSIEMPIYDFKTHNRKEETIHVAVRPVIVLEGIHVLVDAKLRELLDIKVFVDTDPDVRVLRRIRRDIEERGRSIESVYEQYLHTVKPMHDAFIEPSKRFADLIVPEGGENQIAIALLTTRVSQFLSELAE; encoded by the coding sequence ATGTTAATCATAGGAATCGCCGGCGGAACTGGCTCCGGGAAGACGTCTGTGGCGAGGGCTATCCTCGACCAGCTAGGTGCCGAACACGTCGTATTGATTTCCCAGGACGCCTACTATCAGGATCGTTCGACCCTGCCGTTTGAACGGCGCCAACAACTGAACTATGACCACCCGGACTCATTTGACAACGACCTCTTGCTCGAGCACCTGACGGCGCTTCGGCGAGGGCAATCGATTGAGATGCCGATATACGACTTCAAGACGCACAACCGGAAAGAGGAGACGATTCACGTCGCCGTCCGCCCCGTCATCGTCCTCGAAGGCATTCACGTCCTCGTCGACGCCAAGCTCCGTGAACTCCTCGACATCAAGGTATTCGTCGATACGGACCCGGACGTTCGCGTCCTGCGCCGCATTCGCCGCGACATCGAAGAGCGCGGCCGCAGTATCGAATCGGTGTACGAACAGTACCTCCACACGGTAAAACCGATGCACGACGCGTTTATCGAGCCGTCGAAGCGCTTCGCCGACCTGATTGTCCCCGAAGGCGGGGAAAATCAAATTGCGATCGCGCTATTGACCACTCGCGTCAGCCAATTCCTCAGCGAACTCGCCGAATGA
- a CDS encoding LacI family DNA-binding transcriptional regulator, which produces MDKRVTIQDVARHAGVSITTVSRFLNERYDSMSEATRGRIEAVIKHLGYRPNALAQGLKGNRTKMVAAVVVNMSYPFCVGFMKSLNQTLSPAGYHLFVSETAGNPDRERAIVQSLQAQRVDAMVLQTGGQNNDLLAAIAIQMPVIFVDRKYVVPGVTNVITNNLEASEQLAEHILEQGYRRVLYVTEQEDGVHTRKERLQGYLQACHKLSFKPWVITVDRDQDDTFDLVVKAVEDGAKKEPIAVYTGNGLLMMRLYPDLIRLGFQIPSQLGLATFDQPDWSGLVQPSLTCVGQPVDTMGALTGEMLLQRLSKPDETASAPVPFDVKTIASTLVLGGSTRLHR; this is translated from the coding sequence GTGGATAAGCGCGTCACGATTCAAGATGTGGCACGTCATGCCGGTGTGTCCATCACCACCGTTTCCCGCTTTTTGAACGAGCGTTACGACTCGATGAGCGAGGCGACGCGCGGGCGCATCGAAGCGGTGATTAAGCACCTCGGATATCGTCCAAACGCCCTGGCGCAAGGCTTGAAAGGCAATCGGACGAAGATGGTAGCTGCCGTTGTCGTGAACATGAGCTATCCGTTTTGCGTAGGGTTCATGAAATCCCTCAACCAGACGTTGTCACCTGCGGGTTATCACTTGTTTGTCAGTGAAACCGCTGGCAATCCAGACCGGGAACGCGCGATCGTGCAGTCGTTGCAAGCGCAGCGGGTAGACGCCATGGTGCTCCAGACAGGGGGTCAAAACAACGATTTACTCGCCGCCATCGCCATCCAGATGCCGGTGATCTTCGTCGATCGCAAATATGTTGTACCTGGTGTCACCAACGTCATCACGAACAATTTGGAAGCGTCCGAGCAGTTGGCCGAGCACATTCTCGAACAGGGGTATCGCCGCGTCCTGTACGTCACTGAGCAAGAGGATGGCGTACACACTCGCAAGGAGCGCCTGCAGGGCTATCTGCAAGCCTGCCACAAGCTGTCCTTCAAGCCTTGGGTCATCACGGTCGATCGGGACCAGGATGACACGTTTGATTTGGTGGTCAAAGCTGTGGAGGACGGCGCAAAAAAAGAACCCATCGCCGTCTATACGGGCAATGGGCTCCTCATGATGCGCTTGTATCCCGACCTGATCCGACTTGGGTTTCAAATACCCAGTCAGTTGGGACTCGCCACGTTTGATCAGCCTGATTGGTCAGGCTTAGTTCAGCCATCGCTGACGTGCGTCGGGCAACCCGTCGATACGATGGGTGCACTGACCGGAGAGATGCTGCTTCAGAGGCTCAGCAAACCTGACGAGACCGCTTCTGCGCCGGTTCCCTTCGACGTCAAAACGATTGCGTCGACCCTCGTGCTTGGTGGGTCAACGCGACTGCATCGTTGA
- the dapD gene encoding 2,3,4,5-tetrahydropyridine-2,6-dicarboxylate N-acetyltransferase yields the protein MGDRQLIREGDCPVNSAEEIIRYISESKKRTPVKVYLKGRFDDVTFPETIQSFISGNAGVLFGEWADVEAFLALHQDAIDDHVIETDRRNSAIPLLDTKGIQARIEPGAIIRDKVSIGDNAVIMMGAVINIGAEIGSGTMIDMGAILGGRATVGNNCHIGAGAVLAGVIEPPSAKPVVIEDDVLVGANAVILEGVRVGKGSVVAAGAIVIEDVAPGTVVAGVPARVIKQIHETDKSKIEIKQELRRL from the coding sequence ATGGGGGATAGACAACTGATACGCGAAGGAGACTGCCCCGTGAATTCTGCTGAAGAAATTATCCGTTACATCTCCGAAAGTAAGAAGCGCACACCCGTTAAGGTTTACCTCAAAGGCCGCTTTGATGACGTCACTTTTCCCGAGACCATCCAGTCGTTCATTTCGGGCAACGCAGGCGTCCTGTTCGGCGAATGGGCGGACGTAGAGGCGTTTTTAGCGCTGCATCAAGACGCGATTGACGATCACGTCATCGAGACAGACCGCCGCAACTCAGCCATTCCACTGCTCGACACCAAGGGCATTCAGGCTCGCATCGAGCCAGGCGCCATCATCCGCGACAAAGTGTCCATCGGCGACAACGCCGTGATCATGATGGGTGCAGTGATCAATATCGGTGCAGAAATTGGATCTGGCACGATGATCGACATGGGTGCCATCCTCGGCGGTCGAGCGACAGTCGGGAACAATTGTCACATCGGAGCTGGTGCGGTGTTGGCCGGCGTGATCGAACCACCTTCGGCGAAACCAGTCGTCATTGAAGACGACGTGCTCGTCGGAGCGAATGCCGTCATTTTGGAGGGCGTGCGCGTCGGCAAAGGGTCCGTCGTCGCGGCGGGTGCCATCGTCATCGAGGACGTCGCACCTGGAACGGTCGTGGCTGGCGTGCCTGCTCGCGTGATCAAGCAAATCCACGAGACGGACAAGTCGAAAATTGAAATTAAGCAGGAACTGCGCCGCTTATGA
- the gnd gene encoding decarboxylating 6-phosphogluconate dehydrogenase, with product MQIGIIGLGKMGYNLALNMMDHNHDVVAFDLDKQAVQRLAEEKATGASSIQDLVQKLSTPRVIWLMVPHGKPVDNLIDQLTPLLSKGDIIIEGGNSHYKESVRHAEDLSKHGVYFFDVGTSGGTDGARHGACYMIGGDAEVFKTIEPIFRDTAVPNGYVYTGRAGSGHYCKMVHNGVEYGMMAAIGEGFEVLEKSPFDFDFAEVARCWSNGSVIRGWLMELTEAAFRNDPRLDQIKGVVHSSGEGKWTVEEALNFQVAAPVITMSLLMRYRSEDKDTFTGKVQAALRNQFGGHAVEKA from the coding sequence ATGCAAATTGGAATTATTGGGCTTGGGAAAATGGGGTATAACCTCGCGCTCAACATGATGGATCACAATCACGACGTGGTTGCATTCGACCTCGACAAGCAAGCTGTACAGCGCTTGGCAGAAGAGAAGGCGACGGGGGCGTCGTCGATTCAAGACCTCGTGCAGAAGCTTAGCACCCCTCGTGTGATCTGGTTGATGGTTCCTCACGGCAAACCGGTCGATAACTTGATCGACCAATTGACGCCGCTGCTCTCCAAGGGCGACATCATTATCGAAGGCGGTAACTCGCACTATAAAGAGAGCGTCCGTCACGCAGAAGACCTCTCGAAGCACGGCGTTTACTTCTTCGACGTCGGTACGTCCGGCGGTACGGACGGCGCTCGCCACGGTGCGTGCTACATGATCGGCGGCGACGCTGAGGTGTTCAAGACGATCGAGCCGATCTTCCGAGACACCGCTGTGCCAAACGGTTATGTGTACACCGGTCGCGCTGGCAGTGGACACTACTGCAAAATGGTTCACAATGGCGTTGAGTACGGCATGATGGCGGCGATTGGCGAAGGCTTTGAAGTCCTCGAGAAGAGCCCATTTGATTTCGATTTTGCAGAAGTCGCTCGTTGCTGGTCGAACGGATCTGTCATTCGTGGTTGGTTGATGGAATTGACGGAGGCCGCATTCCGCAACGACCCACGCCTGGATCAGATCAAAGGCGTCGTGCACTCGTCTGGCGAAGGCAAGTGGACTGTCGAAGAGGCCCTCAACTTCCAAGTTGCAGCTCCTGTCATCACGATGTCTCTCCTGATGCGTTACCGCTCGGAAGACAAGGACACGTTTACTGGCAAGGTTCAGGCTGCGCTGCGCAACCAGTTTGGCGGCCACGCTGTCGAGAAGGCGTAA
- the deoD gene encoding purine-nucleoside phosphorylase, giving the protein MSVHIGAVEGAIAERILLPGDPLRAKYIAEKYLDSPVCYNEVRGMYGFTGTYKGVPVSVQGTGMGVPSISIYATELMQSYGVKTLIRVGTCGAIQKDIKVRDVILAMSASTDSNVNRLRFGHMDYAPTANFDLLYKAYQVAQERNVQVKVGNVFTADLFYNDGLADLEKWANFGVLALEMESAALFTLAAQFNAKALSILTVSDHILTGEATTSEERQTTFHEMMEIALDTAISQ; this is encoded by the coding sequence ATGAGTGTACATATTGGTGCGGTGGAAGGTGCCATCGCTGAACGAATTCTTCTACCTGGTGACCCACTGCGGGCGAAGTACATCGCCGAGAAGTATCTTGACAGTCCAGTCTGTTACAACGAAGTCCGTGGGATGTACGGATTCACCGGAACGTATAAAGGGGTACCTGTGTCTGTCCAAGGAACGGGGATGGGCGTGCCGAGCATCTCGATTTACGCAACGGAACTCATGCAGTCCTATGGCGTCAAGACGCTGATCCGCGTGGGGACGTGCGGTGCCATTCAGAAGGACATTAAGGTTCGCGACGTGATTCTGGCGATGAGTGCTTCGACCGATTCAAATGTGAACCGACTTCGCTTCGGGCACATGGATTATGCTCCGACGGCAAACTTTGACCTTTTGTACAAGGCATATCAAGTCGCGCAGGAGAGAAATGTACAGGTCAAGGTAGGCAACGTGTTCACGGCTGACCTGTTCTACAACGACGGTCTCGCGGATCTCGAGAAATGGGCAAACTTTGGTGTACTGGCCTTGGAGATGGAAAGTGCGGCCCTGTTTACACTGGCCGCACAATTCAACGCCAAAGCGCTGTCCATTTTGACAGTGAGCGATCACATCCTGACCGGTGAGGCGACCACTTCCGAGGAGCGTCAAACCACGTTCCACGAGATGATGGAAATCGCACTGGATACGGCCATCAGCCAATGA
- a CDS encoding gluconokinase, with product MKEKQTNTEQLNHCIIGLDIGTTTAKAIAYRMDGTEITSDSELVTTRTEEDGSAVQEPEAVYESVTKVFSSVCREVLQRGLSIDAVGFSAAMHSLIPVDAEDQPLFLAMLWLDARPYREAAALWNSETGKDIYHHTGTPIHAMAPVAKIAWFQNAYKELAMRTARYVSIKEYVWHRWFGVWEVDHAVASATGLFDGATFDWYAPALAYADISAEQLSTIVPTSYVRNLDVTPFLGTSESSPHLVPVCIGGSDGVLATVAAGAMSGSEMILTMGTSLAIRTGHEKPTSNAEIRAFSYPLAPNQYVVGAPSNSGGVVLDWLYRNVLTEDGADFDERFPRLCEESASMESEDLFCIPYVSGERAPIWDESATASFIGLRRYHQQGHLMRAAIEGVLFNAYWIAHQLMDSLGTPQRLIVSGKLFQQAWVREWTANLFNLEIEAQAEMDGATLGAVMVASEAIGKQLQIRRQVTHVTRPRVDEHERLQKKFERFRRLCAVVLPESTMQSR from the coding sequence TTGAAAGAAAAACAGACAAACACCGAGCAGTTGAACCACTGTATCATCGGACTGGATATCGGCACCACCACGGCGAAGGCTATCGCGTACCGAATGGATGGGACCGAAATCACGAGCGACAGCGAATTAGTGACGACGCGCACGGAAGAGGACGGGTCCGCCGTACAAGAACCCGAAGCCGTGTACGAGTCGGTGACGAAGGTGTTTTCTTCAGTCTGCCGAGAAGTGCTGCAGCGCGGGCTATCCATTGATGCGGTCGGGTTTAGCGCCGCCATGCACAGCCTGATTCCCGTCGACGCCGAAGACCAGCCACTGTTCCTCGCCATGCTTTGGCTCGATGCGCGGCCATACCGGGAAGCGGCCGCCTTGTGGAACAGCGAAACCGGGAAAGACATCTACCACCACACTGGAACGCCGATTCACGCGATGGCTCCAGTGGCGAAAATCGCTTGGTTCCAAAACGCCTACAAAGAACTCGCTATGCGAACAGCGCGCTATGTATCGATCAAGGAGTACGTTTGGCACCGCTGGTTCGGGGTGTGGGAAGTCGATCACGCCGTCGCCTCGGCCACAGGACTCTTCGATGGCGCCACGTTCGATTGGTATGCCCCTGCGCTTGCATACGCCGACATTTCGGCGGAGCAACTTTCGACCATCGTGCCTACGTCATACGTTCGCAACTTGGACGTCACGCCGTTTCTCGGTACATCCGAGTCCTCCCCACACCTCGTCCCCGTCTGTATCGGCGGATCTGACGGCGTACTGGCGACGGTGGCTGCAGGCGCCATGTCGGGAAGTGAGATGATTCTCACGATGGGCACCAGCTTGGCCATTCGCACGGGCCACGAGAAGCCGACATCAAACGCTGAGATCCGTGCATTCTCCTATCCGCTGGCACCCAACCAATACGTCGTCGGTGCGCCCAGCAACAGCGGTGGCGTCGTGCTCGATTGGCTCTATCGCAACGTCCTGACCGAAGACGGCGCAGACTTCGACGAGCGGTTCCCTCGTCTGTGTGAAGAATCGGCATCCATGGAATCCGAGGATTTGTTCTGCATTCCGTATGTATCTGGCGAACGGGCACCAATTTGGGATGAGTCGGCCACGGCGTCATTCATCGGCCTGCGAAGATATCACCAACAAGGGCACTTAATGCGCGCAGCCATCGAAGGTGTGCTGTTTAACGCGTACTGGATTGCCCACCAATTGATGGATTCCCTTGGAACGCCGCAGCGGTTGATCGTGTCTGGAAAATTGTTTCAACAAGCGTGGGTCCGGGAATGGACGGCGAATTTGTTCAATCTGGAGATAGAAGCACAAGCGGAGATGGACGGGGCGACATTGGGTGCGGTGATGGTGGCCAGTGAGGCCATTGGCAAACAGCTGCAGATCCGGCGTCAAGTGACGCACGTCACGCGGCCACGTGTAGATGAGCACGAGCGCCTACAGAAGAAGTTTGAGCGCTTCCGGCGGCTTTGTGCAGTCGTCCTGCCGGAATCAACGATGCAGTCGCGTTGA